A portion of the Lolium rigidum isolate FL_2022 chromosome 1, APGP_CSIRO_Lrig_0.1, whole genome shotgun sequence genome contains these proteins:
- the LOC124683695 gene encoding kinetochore protein NUF2 homolog has protein sequence MASGFGFPMLSAAEIAESVVQFGIAPVANLRPEDIAKPQPDLLPAILARFLASFVDAPGDDDDGQLGFSDLAGLDNPEHHLEAIRVLRLHNKSRAFLDSIQFKDFTLADLLRPTPRRVVEVLSALINFLFYREEKLNLLQPIVNDVPDYHQRTVDLKARIAELQKEIADHELAEQMEEPMAQQLEADLNALQQKVQVYNKQQLALRAKSSAITDKKEEIHRKITQADFELTKHAQENSKLRSKLVKSPEKVQRALEEKKSVRAKLKESEKTATQNVQEKTATLELLNKAHEKLAKQHTKIQDVQEQLAAAKTVEKEVKSRKAKLNDESLTVRSFDAQIIEWQGKVREMEERLKTKVKERNQIIADENQKLGALKSEIECKLQCLEPREKKVEAMIAKASKLCSEAASVRTAATSEQQKIRAKFDNILKAFNTYMDNINPFLERLEEVGRQLAEEDSSAPKASATSKKSRARKRT, from the exons ATGGCGTCCGGCTTCGGGTTCCCAATGCTGTCGGCGGCGGAGATTGCGGAGTCCGTGGTCCAGTTCGGCATCGCCCCCGTCGCTAACCTCCGCCCCGAGGACATCGCCAAGCCCCAGCCGGATCTGCTCCCCGCCATCCTCGCCCGCTTCCTCGCCTCCTTCGTCGATGCCCCCGG GGACGACGACGACGGGCAGCTAGGGTTCAGCGACCTGGCGGGGCTGGACAACCCGGAGCACCACCTGGAGGCCATCCGGGTGCTGCGCCTCCACAACAAGTCgcgggccttcctcgactccatccagTTCAAGGACTTCACGCTCGCCGACCTGCTCCGCCCCACCCCGCGCCGCGTCGTCGAGGTCCTCAGCGCCCTCATCAACTTCCTCTTCTACAGGGAGGAGAAGCTCAACCTCCTGCAGCCCATCGTCAACGACGTCCCCGACTACCACCAGCGCACAGTGGACCTCAAGGCCAGGATCGCTGAG CTTCAGAAGGAGATTGCGGACCATGAGCTCGCCGAGCAGATGGAGGAGCCCATGGCCCAGCAGCTGGAAGCGGACCTCAATGCTCTGCAGCAGAAAGTTCAGGTTTACAACAAGCAGCAGTTGGCCCTGCGAGCAAAATCTTCGGCCATCACTGACAAGAAAGAAGAAATCCACAGGAAG ATAACCCAGGCCGATTTTGAGTTGACTAAACATGCCCAAGAAAACTCCAAACTGAGGTCCAAACTAGTTAAGTCTCCAGAAAAGGTTCAG AGGGCCTTGGAAGAGAAGAAATCAGTTCGTGCTAAGTTGAAGGAGTCTGAGAAAACAGCAACGCAAAATGTTCAAGAAAAAACTGCCACTTTGGAGTTACTAAATAAG GCTCATGAAAAACTGGCGAAGCAACACACTAAAATCCAGGATGTACAAGAACAG cttgctgctgctaaAACAGTTGAAAAGGAAGTTAAATCTCGCAAAGCTAAGCTTAATGATGAAAGTCTCACAGTCAGGTCCTTTGATGCACAGATTATTGAATGGCAAGGAAAAG TACGTGAAATGGAGGAGCGTCTCAAGACGAAAGTGAAAGAAAGGAATCAAATAATAGCAGATGAAAATCAGAAACTGGGTGCTTTGAAGTCCGAGATTGAATGTAAACTGCAGTGTCTTGAACCTAGAGAAAAGAAAGTAGAGGCAATGATCGCGAAG GCTTCTAAATTATGTTCAGAGGCTGCTTCAGTAAGGACTGCTGCCACATCAGAACAACAGAAAATACGTGCAAAGTTCGACAATATTCTGAAGGCG TTCAACACCTACATGGATAATATCAACCCTTTCCTGGAACGACTCGAGGAGGTGGGCAG GCAACTGGCAGAGGAAGATAGCTCCGCACCCAAAGCCAGTGCAACAAGCAAGAAGTCAAGGGCTAGGAAAAGGACATGA